The DNA window CGGCCCGGCGGCGAGGAAGGAGCGGTTGCGCGCCTCCCCGTCCGGCATCGCGCCGGGTCGCGTCAGGAGAGCTCGACTTCTGAACTGTCGCCGAGGTTGATGCGTCCGAGCCGCCCGGTGATCGCGGCGTTTTCCCCGATAATCGAGCGGTCGAGTAGCACGCGTTCCACGCGCGCGTTCGCGTTGATGATGCTCTCCTGGATCACGGCGTTGACCACGCGCGCACCCTCGGCCACGGTCACGTAGGGCCCGACCACCGATGCCTCCACGACAGCGGTCTCCGCGACAAACGCCGGCGGGATCACGACCGAGCCGGGCACCTGGATCGGCAGCGGGGCGCGTTCGAGCAGCGCGTGGTTGGCGTGCAGCAGGGCGGACGGCGTCCCGCAGTCGTACCAGCCGTTCACGGGGAACGTCCGGAGGTGCTCGCCTCCATCGATCATGAGCTGCAGGGCGTCGGCGAGCCAGTACTCACCGCGCACGACGTGCCGTTCGTCCACCAGTCGCTCGAGCGCCGCGCGGAACGGCGCCGGGCGCTGAATCATATACACGCCCACGACCGCGAGGTCGCTCGGCGGTGTCTCTGGCTTCTCCCACAGATGCCGCACGAACCCGTCAGTGTCCAGCTCAACGACGCCGAAGGCGCGCGGATCCTGGACGCGGTGCACACCGATCGCCGAGTGCGGCATCCGGACGGCCGCGTGCAGGTCCGCCTCGACGATCGTGTCCCCAAACACGATCAGCGTGGGGCCCGTGAGGTGCTCGCGGGCGAGATAGATCGCGTGCCCGTTCCCCTTCGGCTCGTCCTGATAGACGAAGTGCGCCCGGAACGCGTACTGCTCCTTGACGAACTCCTCCACCTTCTCGGCGAGGTAGCCGACGACAAAGACGATCTCGTCGACGCCGAGATCGCGCAAATCATCGAGGATGTACGCGAGGATGGGCTTACCCGCGACGTTCATCAGGACCTTCGGCTGCGTGTGCGTATGCGGACGCAACCGCTTCCCCTGGCCGGCGACCGGAATGATGGCGTTCATCGCACCGCCTCCTCAGCCTTCGCGGAAGAAGCTCAGCAGCCGACCCTGCAGCTCCGAGCCGACCTCCGTGACGTCCTTGATCGTGTCCACGCCCCGCCAGTACGCCTCGGACCGAAACGCGCCCAGGCGCCGCGCCTTCGCCAACTCGGGGAACGTCGTCGTCTCGTGATCGCCCCGCTCCGGCAACCGGTCGCGCAGCGAGGGCGAGAGCACGTACACCCCGGCGTTGATCCAGTACGGAAGCCGGGGCTTCTCGAGAAACTGCGTGACGAGATCGTCGGCGTCGACGTCCACGATGCCGTAGGGGCTCACGAACGGCGTCAGCACGACCGTCGCCAGCATCCGCCGAGCGAGGTGCCCCTCGAGCACGGGGGTGAGGCGCAGGTTCGTGATGATGTCGCCGTTGGTCGCGATGACGGCGTCGGCGCCTTCGGGCACCTGCGACAGCGCGAGCTTGAGCGCGCCGCCCCGACCGAGCGGTTCCCGCTCGACCGCGTACGCGATCCGAAGCCCGAGACGCGCCCCGTCGCCGAAGTAGCTTTCGATGACCTCGTGGCGGTACCCGCACGAAATCACCACGTCGGTGACCCCCTGCCCCGCGAGCCACTGCAGCTGATATCCGAGGATCGGGATCCCCATGATCTCCACCATGGGCTTCGGCCGGTCCTCGGTGAACGGCCGGAGGCGCTCCCCCTTGCCGCCGGCGAGCACGATCGCATGCATCACCGTCCGTCCTCCCCTAGAACCGCGCGTCCTGGGCGATGCGGTCCCAGTGCGTCATGAACCACTCGCGCGTGCGCCGGACGCCGGCCTCGAAGTCGGTGCCCGGATGATACCCGAGCAACTGCCCCGCCTTCTCCACCGAGGCGCGCCGCCTCGTGATATGATCCCACGAACGCCGCCCCACGTAGCGCACGCCGGCGGAGTTGTCCGTGATCCCGTTGATCAGCGTGGCGAGGGTCTGGACCGTCACCTCCCGCCCCGACGCGAGGTTGACTGCTTCGCCCACCGCGGCCTCCGAGATGCCCGCCGCGAGCAACCCCTGGACGATGTCGCCCACGTAGGTGAAGTCGCGGGTCTCCTCCCCGGTGCCGGTGATCGGGAGCGCCTCCTTCCGCATCGCCCAGTAGAGGAAATTGGGGATGACGTTCCGGTACCGGCCCGGGATCTCGCCGGGGCCGTACACGTTGAAGAACCGCGTCCGCACCACCGGCACCTTGTAGTAGTTCGAGAAGTAATTGCAGTAGAGCTCGCCGAGAAGCTTGGTGATCTGGTACGGGGTGTCGAGGTCGAGCGAGACGAAGTCCTCCGTCAGCGGCAGCGGCGCCTTGCTACCGTACACCGAGCACCCCGACGACGCGTACACGAACCGCCGCACGCCGACGAGCTGCGTGAATTCCAGCATCTTGAGCGTGCCGAGGCCGTTCACCAGCAGGTCCTGCTCCGGGTGATCGACCGAGTTCTGGTTGGCGAACAGCGCCGCCAGGTGGAACACGTAGTCGGGCCGCTCTGAGAACGCCGAGCGCAGCGTCTCTCCGTCGAGCACGCTGCCCTCGATGAAGCGCACCGTGGGATGGTCCGGAATGTTCCACCGGCTGGCGGAGGACAGGTCGTCGACCACAAAGACCCGCGCCGCCCCGGCCTCAGTCAACGCCGAGACAAGGTTGCTCCCAATGCATCCGGCGCCCCCGGTCACCAGGACCGTGCGCCCGTCGTAGCTGTGTTCCGCCGTCATCGCTGGTCCCTCCCGTCGTCCCCATCCCCGCCGCCCCGGCCCGCCCCCGGCACCTCTACCGCCACGGGCGCCCCGGTGCGCACCGAGTCCAACACCGCGAAGCAGCACGCCGTGTTCGCCGCGTACGCCGCCATCTCTACCGGCGGCGGCGCCTCGCCCTGCACAGCGGCGACCCACGCGGCCAGCTCCTCGGCGTGGCCGCGCGCGGCCTCGCGGAGCGTGACCCGGCGCACCCGGCCGCCGCGGGCGAGCGCGGCCCGCCGGAAGTCCTCGAGCGTACACGCGATTCCCCGGCCGAACACGTCCAGCCGCTCCCGCCACGCCGCCCGATCGGCCCCGTCGGCGTACACGATCGTCCCGGCCGACCCGTCGCGAAATCCCAACGAGATCACGAATGACACCCCGGGCTCGCCCTCCGGCGCGCTGGCGCGCGCGAAGACCTGCACAGGGTCCGCGCCGGTCAGGTACTGAAGGAGATCCACGAAGTGGCCGCCCTCGCCCAGCCAGCGTCCGCCGCCCTCCACCGGATCGTGTACCCAATGATCCGCTTCGACGGCGCCGGCGTTGACGTGGTAGGCGAGCGTCAGGGGATGCTCGTCTCCCAAGAACGTCTTGATCCGCCGCACGATTGGCGAGTAGCGGCGGTTGAATCCTACCACAAGGACGCGGGGCGATGCCGCGTACGCGGCCAGCACGCGCGTTAGTTCCTGCGGGGTCAGGGCGAGCGGCTTCTCGACGAAGACGTGCTTGCCGGCGCGCAGCGCGGCCTCCACGAGCGACGCGTGCGTGTCGTTGCGCGTGGCGATCACAACCGCGCCTGCGTGCGGATCGCCGAGCACCGCGTCCGGATCGGTCGTGCAGAACTCGAAACCCAGCCGATCCGCCGCGGTCCGCGCCGACAGCCCCGAGGTGGCGGCGACCCCCCGCAGCCGGACACCGGGGATCTGCCGCAGCGCGGGCAGCAGCACCGTCTGTGCGAACAGCCCGCTGCCGATCACCCCGATGCCGACGCCCGCGCCCGGCTCGCGCGACGCGACCGCACGCGGAAGCGGGATCGTGCGGTCCCGGGGCGTCTCCTCAGGATAGAGCAGGACGACGCCGAGATGCGGGGCGCCGCTTTGGATCAGCGCGTACGCATCGGCCGCGCGGTCGATCGAGAACCGGTGGGTGATCAACGGCTCCGTCCGCACGGTCCCCCGCGCGAGTCCGCCGACGAACGCGGCCATGTTGCGGCCGGCGGTCCACCGGACATACCCCGGCGGATACGCCACGCCGCGGCGCTCGTACGCCGCCTCCTCCGCGCCGGGGCCGGAGGCGCGCGAGAGTACGAACGCGAGCTCCTTCTTCCAGAACGGACGGCGCGGAATCTCCATGCCAGTCACGCCAACCATCACGACCGTGCCCCGCACGCGCGCGAGCTCGGCGGCGAACTCGATCGGACCGTTGCCGGCGGTGGACGCGGTGATGATCACCGCGTCGGCGCCGATCCCGCCCGACAGTCGGAGCGTCGCCGCGGAGGCAGCGGCCGCCTCCACCGTCGCCGCATCCGCCCCGAGGCGCTCCGCGAGCGCGACGCGTTCGGCGTCGACGTCGTGCGCCACGACGCGGCACCCGGCGCCGCGAAGCAGCTGGACCGTGAGCTGCCCGAGGATCCCGAGGCCGAGCACCGCGACGACCTCGCCGAGACCGACCCCGGCGCGGCGCACACCGTGCAGCGCGATCGCGCCGAGCATCGCGAACGCCCCGGCTTCCGCCGACACCTCCGGCGGGAGCGGCACGCACAACTGCGCCGGCACGACGACGATCTCGGCGTGGTTGGCCCAGCCCGCACCCGCGCAGACAACCCGGTCGCCGGGAGTCATCCCCTCGACCCCGGCCCCGACGGCGAGCACCGTGCCCGCGCTGCTGTAGCCGAGCGGTTGCGACATCTCGAGGCGCCGGAACGACTCGCGGACCGTGGCGCGGAGCCCGTCCCGGCGCATCTTATTGAGCGCCTCCCGGACGAGGTCCGGCCTCGCCCGCGCCTTCCCGACCAGGCTCTTGCCCGCCAGCGCGATCACCGATCGCTCCGTCCCGGCGCTCACCACGGACGCCGCGTTGTGCACGAGCACCGCGCCGGGCCGGCCCTGCGGCACCGGTACGTCCGCGACGCTCAGCGCCCCGGTCCGGGGACTGAGGACGACCTGTTTCATGGCTCCGCCGAGGGACCGACCCGCGAGGGCGCGGGTGCGCTCGCGGGCTTCTCGGGCGCCCCGGCCCGGCGCGCTTCCAGCACGTGCGCATCGACCAAGACGCGGTACCAGAGCGCCTGCAGCACGTAGTAGATAAATCCCTCCCGGCCGTCGAGAAAACCGCCGCGCAGCACGTATCGGTACGTGAAGTACGCGAGCGCGCGCACCCCGAGCGGCGTGCGGCGGTAGACGCGCTCGTACCACCACCGCGACCGTTCGGCGGGATCCCCGCCCCGCAGACGCGGCGTGACCGCCTCCGCGGGCGCCCGGCGCACGAGATCGGCGGCGGCGAGCGCCGCGTACCGCGTGTGCCGCTCCACCCACCGCGCGAGCGGACGGCGGTCCTCGTGGAGCAGATCGTGCTCGAGCCTCGCGGTCGGACCGTCCACGAGCAGGTGCTCGTCGACCCCGCGCTCCTCGCAGCGGGCCAGGCGGTGCCGCATGATCCGCAGCAGCCACACGGGATAGTATCCGCCGTGACGGAGCCAGCGCCCCAGGAAGATGAACCGGCGCTTCACATAGAATCCCGCGACGTCCCCGAGCGGCGCGGACAACCGGCGGCGGAGTTCGTCGCGGAGCTCGGGGGTGACGCTCTCGTCCGCATCGAGGAACAGCACCCACTCGTGCCGAAACGGCAGCGTCCGGAGCGCCCACGTCCGCTGCGCCGCGTAGCCGCTGAACGCGTGGGTGACCACCTGCGCACCCCAGGCCCGTGCCACCGCCACCGTTTGGTCGGTGCTGTTGGAGTCCACGACCCAGACGTCCGCGGCCCAGCCGGTGACGCTCGCGAGCGCGTTCGGCAGGTTCAGTTCCTCGTCGTGGGTCAGGATGATGACGGCGAGGGGGACGTCGCCGCCGCGCGCCGGGTGCTCGGGAACGTACGTCCGGTCGACCCCGGAGCCGGTCACCCGATCGTGCGATGCCATTCTGGGCGGCCCCGCCGGGGCCAGCGCCCGGTGACGCTGATGAAGACGGAGAGCGCGAACAAGCGCAGGTCCAGCCCCAGGCTCATCCGGCGCACGTAGAGGGCATCGTACTTGAACTTCCGCTGACGGCTGATGTCCCGGGGCGCGTAGACCTGCGCCAACCCCGTGAGGCCAGGCCGCACGGAGATGCGCACGTGATAGTTGGGGACGTCCTCGATGCGGTGATACTGGCGGCGGCGCGGGTCGACTTCGATCTCCTGCGGCAGCAGCGCGCGGGGCCCCACGAAGCTCATGTCACCCCGCAAGACGTTCAACAGCTGCGGGATCTCGTCGAGCGCCGCCGCCCTCAGGATCCTCCCGACCGGCGTGATCCGGCTGTCGTTGACCGTCGCCTGCCGGTGGACTCCACCGACCGCGTGTTCCCGCATCGTCCGGAACTTGATCACGTGGAACGGCACCCCGTCGCGCCCGACGCGGACCTGGTGAATGAACACGGGACCCCGGTCGCCCACCCACACCAAAAAGGCGACCACGAGGCACACCGGCAGCAGCAGGACGAGACCGGCCAGCGCGAGGGCGATCTCGATCGGCCGCTTGAGCGCATACCCCTCCGGCGCGCGCTGAACCCGCGCTGCTTCTGTGCTGGAGTCGCCCATCGGGAACGCGCCGATCTTCTCCTCCGGGGCGTGGCGGACAGAACTCATGTTCATATCTTAACCGATTTTAGCCTCGCTCGAGAGAATCTCCTGCGGTGGGACGCGTGCGCTTCACGACGTCGGTGATCAAACGGTCGTACGCGCCCGTCGCGCTGCTCCGCGAGTAGTGGGCCTCCACGTACGCCCGTCCCGCCTGGCCCATCGAACGGCCCAGCGCGGGGTCCCGCGCGAGCCGCCGGATCGCCGCAGCCAGCGCCGCCGCGTCGCCCGGCGCGACGCACACGCCGCCGCCCGAGGCCTCGACGAGCCCGCGGGCATCGCCTTCGGGGAACGCCGCGACAACCGGGCGCGCGGCGGCGAGAATGCCGGCGATCTTCGACGGAACCACCGGTGTCGCCACCGACGCCTGGAGCGTCGCGAGACAGCAGTCGGCCGCGTTCAACAACAGCGGATACCGCTCCACCGGTTGGAACGGCGCGAACCGGACGTTCTGGAGGCCGCGGGCGCGCACGAGCCCCTCGGCCTCCTGCCGCCGCACCCCATCGCCGACGAGCAGGAACACCACGTCGCGCTCGTCTCGCAGCTGCGAGGCGGCCTCGACGATCACCGCCAGATCCTGTGCGTACCCCATCACGCCGGCGAACAGCACGACGAAGGCGTCCCGGAGACCGAACTCGGCACGGTACTGGTTGTCGCGCGGGCCCGGGGCCGTTTCGGTCGTATCGATCCAGTTGTGCACGACAGTGATCTTCCCGTCGGGAACCCCACGCGCCGCAACGAGCGTGTGATTTCCCTCCGAGTGGACCGTGATCGCCGCCGCGTGCCGGTACGCGCGGCGCTCGAGCCAGCGGAGGACCGCAACCACGACGCGGTTCCGGGCCAGCCCGAGGTCGATCAGGGTCTGCGGGTACACGTCCTGCACGTTCAGCACGTACGGGGCGCGCCACCAGCGTCCCAGGATCTCGCACGCGAGTGCCAGGGTCAGCGGCGGCGAGTACGCGATCATCACGTCGTGCCGCCCTTCGCGAAGCCCGGCGGCCGCCATCGCCCCCGCGAGCGTGAAGTGGGTGAGCGCCCGCACCACCGGCGCGACCTTCACAAACGGGAGCACCTGGATGCGCAGCACGCGGACCCCGTTGCGCGCTTCGCGCGCGGGAACCGACACCGCCTCGACTTCGGCCATGTTGGCGGGTGGGTACGGCGTCAACACGGTAACCGTGTGCCCGGCCGCAGCGAGATCGTCCGCGAGCTGCGACATCAACACGGACACGCTGCGGATCTCAGGAAGATAGTGCGGGGTCAAGAGAAGAACGCGCATTACGGCCGGGTGCCGGGCGACGGTTGTCGCGCAACGACGCGGGCGTAGGCGACGGCGATGCGATCCCCGTAGGCGTCCCAACTCCACCCGGCGGCCGTCGCGACCGCGGCCTCGCTCATCGCGGCCCGCCGGTCCTCGTTCTCGTACAGGGACAGCAACGCGCGGGCCAGCGCGTCCGGGTCTGCTGCCGGCACCACGAGCCCCTCGCGGCCGTCCGTGATAATGTCCTCGGCGCCGGTGTTCGGGGTGACCACGACCGGCAGGCCGCTCGCCATCGCCTCAAGGATTACCAGGGCCAATCCCTCCTCGACCGATGGTAGCACAAAGACCGAGGCGCCTCGATACGCCTCAGCCAGTGCCGCCTGGGAGAGCTTGCCGAGATGGCGGAACGGCGTACGCGACCGGCCGAGGATCCCGCGCAGGTCGGGCGTGCTCTCGCCGGCGAGCCAGAGCTCGACGCCGGGAACGCGCAGCCGCGAGACGGCGTCGAGCAGATGGGGCGTCCCCTTCCGGATCCCCAGCCCCGTCGCGATGATCCGAAACGGCCGGCCACGTGTCCGGGCCGGTGAAAAATTCGTGAGGTCCACCCCGTAGGGCACGTGCAGCAGGCGGTCGCGGGGCACGCCGTGGTCGAGAAAGCTCCGCACCGTGAACTGGCTCGGTACGCAGATGAAATCGGCCTCGTCGTACTCCAGCAACTGTCGGGCCACTAGGCGGGGATCCATCGGCGGCCCCGCCACCCCCCAGCGCCGGTACTCCTCGACCAGGAGCGCGCGTTGGGTCAGGACGTGCGTGGAGCCGCGGTCCAGGATCGTGCACGCGCCGCGGGCGCGCGCGACCCGGCCGGAGACCACGGAGAAGAGCGAGAAGCCCACGAACAGGTCGCAGCCGCCGACGTGCCGCGCCGCCCATCGATCGAACGTGACCGCCTTCCAATAGTCGAACCGGTCGCCGCCGCTGCCCCGGGTAAGGCGGAGCTTGCGGGGACCCCGCAGCAGAAGCTCCGGGACGGGATTGAACCTAACGCGTTCCCGCGGAATACGCTCGCCGCGCATCGGGGGGTGTGTGCTGATCAACCGGTGGAGCAATCCCCGGCGTTCGAGCTGCTCGGCGAGGCGAAACGCGTGAAACGTCCCCCCGGCGGAGACCGTCACCTTCATCGCGGGTCGTCGGAGCCCACTGGGTCGGCGGCCGCGTCCGGCACCTGGCCGTTCGACGCGCCCGGTTCTGCCGCGCGCGTCGGCAACGCCTCCCCTTGAAAGGCCGCAACCAGCGCCAGCAGGTGCTCCTGCAGCTGTTGGCGGTCGAAGATGAGCAGGCACACCACGTAGAGGGCGCCCGATGCGGCGAGGCTGGCGGCAAACCCCGCGCGCCCGGTCCACGGCAACACGTGCCACGTCCGGCTCAGGGCGATCGCCCCACCGGCCACGACCGCGGCCACGGCCGGCCGCACGTAGCCGCCGAGCGCCAGGGAGCCGATCTCCCTCCGGAGCGACAGGTAGCTGGAGCCGAGCCCGACGACCTCGCTGAGCGTCATCACCCCCGCCGCCCCCGTCGCGCCCCACTGATGGATCGCCGGTACCAGGAGCGGGAGCGACACGGCGAGCTGGACGACGCGGAACCGCACCGCCTGCTCGATCCGGCCGATCCCGGTCAGCAGCACCTTGACGTTCTCGGCCACGGGGTACACGAAGCCGAAGATCGCGAGCCACGGGAGGATCGTCGCGGTTTCGTCCCACCGTGTGCCGGCGCCGTACAACAGCCCGACGAGTTCGTGCGGGAAGAGCGCGAGCCAGATCAACACCGGGAACATCAGCCGCACGAGGAGACCATGGGTCAACCGGTACGCGTAGGCCACGGCGTCGGCGCGTCCCTGCAGCCTGGCGTAGACCGGGTACGCGACCTGGACCGCACCGAACGAGACGATGTAGTGGCCGAACTCGGCCAGATAGCGCGCGCGGTCGTAGAATCCGAGCACGACGGTGCCGGAGAGCACCCCGAGGAGCGCCGTGTCGGCCCGGTACCACAGCGTCTCGAGCCCCCGCGTCACGAACATCTGCCACCCGAACTGCCACAACCGGCGCGCGGTCTCGTGGTTGTACCCGCCTCGGTAGCGCCAGCGGCTCGCGATGCGGTTGCCGATGAGCGCCACCCCGGAGAGCATGACCTCGCGCCCGAGCAGGCTCCACACGCCGGCGCCGGCGCGTGCGAGGCCCAGCGCGACGATGATTGACAGGAGTGAGGTGACGAGACGCACGATCGAGACTGGGTTGTACGCGAACTCCTTTTCCAGTTGCGCCTGGTACACGTAGGAGAACAGCGTGAGGTTGCGGACGGCAAACAAGGAGAAGAACAGCGGGATGAACGGCCCCGGGTAGTGCCGGCTCAACACGCCGCACAGCACGACCCCCCCGGCAAGCATCCACCAGTACAACCGCCGGCTGAGCACGTACGCCGTTTCGGAGACGTTCGGGGCGTCCCGCATCTGGATGATGCCCTGAGAGAAGCTGAACGCGGTGACGATCGACAGCAGGTCCACCAGCGAGCTCGCCAGCGCAAACTGTCCGAAGTCCTTGGGAAACAGGAACCGGACGAGCACGAGGGTGACGCCGAAGTTGAGGGCAAACGTCAT is part of the bacterium genome and encodes:
- a CDS encoding NAD-dependent epimerase/dehydratase family protein; this translates as MTAEHSYDGRTVLVTGGAGCIGSNLVSALTEAGAARVFVVDDLSSASRWNIPDHPTVRFIEGSVLDGETLRSAFSERPDYVFHLAALFANQNSVDHPEQDLLVNGLGTLKMLEFTQLVGVRRFVYASSGCSVYGSKAPLPLTEDFVSLDLDTPYQITKLLGELYCNYFSNYYKVPVVRTRFFNVYGPGEIPGRYRNVIPNFLYWAMRKEALPITGTGEETRDFTYVGDIVQGLLAAGISEAAVGEAVNLASGREVTVQTLATLINGITDNSAGVRYVGRRSWDHITRRRASVEKAGQLLGYHPGTDFEAGVRRTREWFMTHWDRIAQDARF
- a CDS encoding bi-domain-containing oxidoreductase, translated to MKQVVLSPRTGALSVADVPVPQGRPGAVLVHNAASVVSAGTERSVIALAGKSLVGKARARPDLVREALNKMRRDGLRATVRESFRRLEMSQPLGYSSAGTVLAVGAGVEGMTPGDRVVCAGAGWANHAEIVVVPAQLCVPLPPEVSAEAGAFAMLGAIALHGVRRAGVGLGEVVAVLGLGILGQLTVQLLRGAGCRVVAHDVDAERVALAERLGADAATVEAAAASAATLRLSGGIGADAVIITASTAGNGPIEFAAELARVRGTVVMVGVTGMEIPRRPFWKKELAFVLSRASGPGAEEAAYERRGVAYPPGYVRWTAGRNMAAFVGGLARGTVRTEPLITHRFSIDRAADAYALIQSGAPHLGVVLLYPEETPRDRTIPLPRAVASREPGAGVGIGVIGSGLFAQTVLLPALRQIPGVRLRGVAATSGLSARTAADRLGFEFCTTDPDAVLGDPHAGAVVIATRNDTHASLVEAALRAGKHVFVEKPLALTPQELTRVLAAYAASPRVLVVGFNRRYSPIVRRIKTFLGDEHPLTLAYHVNAGAVEADHWVHDPVEGGGRWLGEGGHFVDLLQYLTGADPVQVFARASAPEGEPGVSFVISLGFRDGSAGTIVYADGADRAAWRERLDVFGRGIACTLEDFRRAALARGGRVRRVTLREAARGHAEELAAWVAAVQGEAPPPVEMAAYAANTACCFAVLDSVRTGAPVAVEVPGAGRGGGDGDDGRDQR
- a CDS encoding sugar phosphate nucleotidyltransferase gives rise to the protein MNAIIPVAGQGKRLRPHTHTQPKVLMNVAGKPILAYILDDLRDLGVDEIVFVVGYLAEKVEEFVKEQYAFRAHFVYQDEPKGNGHAIYLAREHLTGPTLIVFGDTIVEADLHAAVRMPHSAIGVHRVQDPRAFGVVELDTDGFVRHLWEKPETPPSDLAVVGVYMIQRPAPFRAALERLVDERHVVRGEYWLADALQLMIDGGEHLRTFPVNGWYDCGTPSALLHANHALLERAPLPIQVPGSVVIPPAFVAETAVVEASVVGPYVTVAEGARVVNAVIQESIINANARVERVLLDRSIIGENAAITGRLGRINLGDSSEVELS
- a CDS encoding glycosyltransferase family 2 protein, which gives rise to MASHDRVTGSGVDRTYVPEHPARGGDVPLAVIILTHDEELNLPNALASVTGWAADVWVVDSNSTDQTVAVARAWGAQVVTHAFSGYAAQRTWALRTLPFRHEWVLFLDADESVTPELRDELRRRLSAPLGDVAGFYVKRRFIFLGRWLRHGGYYPVWLLRIMRHRLARCEERGVDEHLLVDGPTARLEHDLLHEDRRPLARWVERHTRYAALAAADLVRRAPAEAVTPRLRGGDPAERSRWWYERVYRRTPLGVRALAYFTYRYVLRGGFLDGREGFIYYVLQALWYRVLVDAHVLEARRAGAPEKPASAPAPSRVGPSAEP
- a CDS encoding oligosaccharide flippase family protein; this encodes MRAASGARRALLGALWLSTTGYMTFALNFGVTLVLVRFLFPKDFGQFALASSLVDLLSIVTAFSFSQGIIQMRDAPNVSETAYVLSRRLYWWMLAGGVVLCGVLSRHYPGPFIPLFFSLFAVRNLTLFSYVYQAQLEKEFAYNPVSIVRLVTSLLSIIVALGLARAGAGVWSLLGREVMLSGVALIGNRIASRWRYRGGYNHETARRLWQFGWQMFVTRGLETLWYRADTALLGVLSGTVVLGFYDRARYLAEFGHYIVSFGAVQVAYPVYARLQGRADAVAYAYRLTHGLLVRLMFPVLIWLALFPHELVGLLYGAGTRWDETATILPWLAIFGFVYPVAENVKVLLTGIGRIEQAVRFRVVQLAVSLPLLVPAIHQWGATGAAGVMTLSEVVGLGSSYLSLRREIGSLALGGYVRPAVAAVVAGGAIALSRTWHVLPWTGRAGFAASLAASGALYVVCLLIFDRQQLQEHLLALVAAFQGEALPTRAAEPGASNGQVPDAAADPVGSDDPR
- a CDS encoding glycosyltransferase family 4 protein; the encoded protein is MKVTVSAGGTFHAFRLAEQLERRGLLHRLISTHPPMRGERIPRERVRFNPVPELLLRGPRKLRLTRGSGGDRFDYWKAVTFDRWAARHVGGCDLFVGFSLFSVVSGRVARARGACTILDRGSTHVLTQRALLVEEYRRWGVAGPPMDPRLVARQLLEYDEADFICVPSQFTVRSFLDHGVPRDRLLHVPYGVDLTNFSPARTRGRPFRIIATGLGIRKGTPHLLDAVSRLRVPGVELWLAGESTPDLRGILGRSRTPFRHLGKLSQAALAEAYRGASVFVLPSVEEGLALVILEAMASGLPVVVTPNTGAEDIITDGREGLVVPAADPDALARALLSLYENEDRRAAMSEAAVATAAGWSWDAYGDRIAVAYARVVARQPSPGTRP
- a CDS encoding sugar transferase, with the protein product MSSVRHAPEEKIGAFPMGDSSTEAARVQRAPEGYALKRPIEIALALAGLVLLLPVCLVVAFLVWVGDRGPVFIHQVRVGRDGVPFHVIKFRTMREHAVGGVHRQATVNDSRITPVGRILRAAALDEIPQLLNVLRGDMSFVGPRALLPQEIEVDPRRRQYHRIEDVPNYHVRISVRPGLTGLAQVYAPRDISRQRKFKYDALYVRRMSLGLDLRLFALSVFISVTGRWPRRGRPEWHRTIG
- a CDS encoding glycosyltransferase family 4 protein; the encoded protein is MRVLLLTPHYLPEIRSVSVLMSQLADDLAAAGHTVTVLTPYPPANMAEVEAVSVPAREARNGVRVLRIQVLPFVKVAPVVRALTHFTLAGAMAAAGLREGRHDVMIAYSPPLTLALACEILGRWWRAPYVLNVQDVYPQTLIDLGLARNRVVVAVLRWLERRAYRHAAAITVHSEGNHTLVAARGVPDGKITVVHNWIDTTETAPGPRDNQYRAEFGLRDAFVVLFAGVMGYAQDLAVIVEAASQLRDERDVVFLLVGDGVRRQEAEGLVRARGLQNVRFAPFQPVERYPLLLNAADCCLATLQASVATPVVPSKIAGILAAARPVVAAFPEGDARGLVEASGGGVCVAPGDAAALAAAIRRLARDPALGRSMGQAGRAYVEAHYSRSSATGAYDRLITDVVKRTRPTAGDSLERG
- a CDS encoding nucleotidyltransferase family protein codes for the protein MHAIVLAGGKGERLRPFTEDRPKPMVEIMGIPILGYQLQWLAGQGVTDVVISCGYRHEVIESYFGDGARLGLRIAYAVEREPLGRGGALKLALSQVPEGADAVIATNGDIITNLRLTPVLEGHLARRMLATVVLTPFVSPYGIVDVDADDLVTQFLEKPRLPYWINAGVYVLSPSLRDRLPERGDHETTTFPELAKARRLGAFRSEAYWRGVDTIKDVTEVGSELQGRLLSFFREG